One Peromyscus leucopus breed LL Stock chromosome 6, UCI_PerLeu_2.1, whole genome shotgun sequence genomic region harbors:
- the LOC114691733 gene encoding interferon-related developmental regulator 2-like — MPSAPKGNALSKRRGVGTRSSAQADSGSGEDEAASEAWSNTSECPSLLSTTAEDCLDGETVDGQSQQGDLEEKLKDSVDCLTDKSAKTRQGALESLCLALASHLLPDFLLERSLTLSGALEKCLKKGKGEEQALAASVLGLLCVQLGPGPKGEELFHSLQPLLISVLSDSMASPAARLHCASALGLGCYVAVTDVQDLVSCLACLESIFTWSYGTSGSTAALVPASLHGLLCAALQAWALLLTICPSTHINHILDRQLPRLPQLLSSESVNLRIAAGEAIALLFELARDLEEDFVYEDMGALCGSLRTLATDINKYHAKIDRRRQRSIFRAVLHFVEGGECEEETIRFGLEVLCIDSWARHRICTAFKDVLGSGMHYHLQNNGLLRDIFGLGPVLVLDAAALKACKISRFEKHLYNAAAFKARTKARSRARDKRADVL; from the coding sequence ATGCCTAGTGCTCCGAAGGGCAATGCGCTCAGCAAGCGCCGTGGAGTAGGTACCAGGAGCAGTGCCCAGGCCGACTCAGGTTCCGGTGAGGATGAAGCAGCCAGTGAGGCTTGGAGCAACACCAGTGAATGTCCCAGCCTGCTCAGTACCACTGCCGAGGACTGCCTGGATGGGGAAACTGTggatgggcagagccagcagggaGACCTGGAGGAAAAGCTGAAGGACTCCGTGGACTGCCTCACTGACAAGAGTGCAAAGACCCGGCAAGGAGCTCTGGAGAGCCTGTGCCTGGCCCTGGCCTCCCACCTGCTTCCTGACTTCTTGCTGGAACGCAGCCTCACACTGTCGGGTGCCCTGGAAAAGTGCCTTAAGAAAGGGAAGGGTGAAGAACAGGCCTTGGCTGCCTCAGTGCTAGGCCTGCTCTGTGTGCAGTTGGGCCCTGGACCCAAGGGCGAGGAGCTGTTCCATAGCCTGCAGCCCCTGCTCATCTCGGTGCTCAGTGACAGTATGGCAAGCCCCGCTGCCCGGCTCCATTGTGCTTCTGCTCTCGGCTTGGGCTGCTATGTGGCTGTCACCGATGTCCAGGACCTGGTCTCTTGCTTGGCCTGCCTGGAAAGTATTTTCACCTGGTCCTATGGCACCAGTGGCTCCACTGCTGCTCTGGTCCCTGCCAGCCTCCATGGCCTGCTCTGTGCTGCCCTGCAGGCCTGGGCATTGCTGCTCACCATCTGTCCTAGTACCCACATCAACCACATCCTTGACAGGCAGCTGCCCCGGCTGCCGCAGCTCCTGTCCAGTGAGAGTGTGAACTTGCGGATTGCTGCTGGGGAAGCCATCGCCCTGCTCTTTGAGCTGGCCCGGGACCTTGAGGAGGACTTTGTTTATGAGGACATGGGGGCTCTCTGTGGTTCCCTGCGGACTCTAGCCACTGACATCAATAAGTACCATGCCAAGATTGACCGTCGACGCCAGCGCTCCATTTTCCGAGCTGTGCTGCACTTCGTTGAGGGTGGTGAATGTGAGGAGGAAACGATCCGCTTTGGACTGGAAGTGCTCTGCATAGACAGCTGGGCTCGCCACCGCATCTGCACAGCCTTCAAGGATGTGTTGGGCTCTGGCATGCACTATCACCTCCAGAACAACGGGCTTCTCCGGGACATCTTTGGCCTGGGTCCTGTGCTGGTGCTGGATGCCGCCGCCCTGAAGGCCTGCAAGATTTCACGTTTTGAAAAGCACCTGTACAATGCTGCAGCCTTCAAAGCCCGGACCAAGGCCCGGAGTCGTGCGAGGGACAAGCGGGCGGATGTCTTGTGA